The DNA region CTTCGGAGTTTTTGCGTAATCGCTTGGACGCTGAAGCATTATCGCTGGCGGTCGCCGAAGCTTCCTGCTTTGGCGATTGACTTTCTACAGCCGCATCAAGAAGAGAACGATACTTGGCGTCGGCAAGGTTGCAGGCGGCCTCGAGTCGGCCGTCGCCAACCACCAAGAGTGATCGTACGGAAACAATCACGGATTCGATATCATTAATGGGATTCCAACCTTCGTTTGTGAGTAACTCCATGCAAAGGGCCCCGTTCATGACAAAGCCCGTTTGTCGCTTGAAACGTGGGCGAGACACCCTGACGAAGGGAGGTTCAAAGGGATACTGTTCCGGAAAGGACATCTCGAGCTCAATGTGTTCCAAGCCCAAGACGAGCATATCTTTCGCGAGGTTGCTGTCTTCGTCAAACTTGAAAAGCTTGATTGTCCAACGTTCCATGGAGTCTTCCTTGGAGGGTTTTAAGGAGAAGCCTGCCTTATTGGTATCCTGATTCATGATACGGTACAGATCTTGTGCGAGGCGCCGCTTGCCCCCAGAAGTTTCCTTTTCCGCCCGGAGACTCATTTTCACGGCATCTTTCGAGGGTTCCCGCCAGCGCTGCTTCGCGTCCGCTGGTTCTTCCTCGTCCTGGATTGTCGCAGGAGCTACCGCAGCATCGGAAGATTCTCCCGAGGACACGTTGGAAGCGGATACCGTCGGAGTTGCGTTGGTGGCTGCGACGAGCGGATGATCTACCAAAAAGCCGGTAAAGGCGgcatcctcctcgtcttcgtaTTCGTagtcatcttcttcttcctcctcctccgaACATCTGCCGTCCGTCGCTTCGGGAAGGATCTCTGCAGGAGCAGAAGCGctactcgtcgtcgtcgtgttAAGCTGATTGTTGCGAGCACTATCCAAAACAATGTTGACGGAGTTCTCGTCTAC from Phaeodactylum tricornutum CCAP 1055/1 chromosome 18, whole genome shotgun sequence includes:
- a CDS encoding predicted protein → MCDTNFFESSVRPSGLIAQKNARSAPYGTAVTPTLHPVFRRSRSFLRPGHSRIPEPLSPDRSPSQPRSLSRSRTWDIRFRRERYSNQVHNRFPLLFSTTITSIGVLNQSITLSLDRMEMIPHAVEKESPDDAAGTGNGSRSSVASAFVSGHRGVVVDENSVNIVLDSARNNQLNTTTTSSASAPAEILPEATDGRCSEEEEEEDDYEYEDEEDAAFTGFLVDHPLVAATNATPTVSASNVSSGESSDAAVAPATIQDEEEPADAKQRWREPSKDAVKMSLRAEKETSGGKRRLAQDLYRIMNQDTNKAGFSLKPSKEDSMERWTIKLFKFDEDSNLAKDMLVLGLEHIELEMSFPEQYPFEPPFVRVSRPRFKRQTGFVMNGALCMELLTNEGWNPINDIESVIVSVRSLLVVGDGRLEAACNLADAKYRSLLDAAVESQSPKQEASATASDNASASKRLRKNSEGDIAVIPEARRRIVSDQGGSYSVSEAQSAYSHLSDYHKKKGWDTSGWWARKG